A genomic segment from Magnetococcales bacterium encodes:
- a CDS encoding SCO family protein — protein MNPLMPKISRRQAILGLLGGTGLGLIGLRVHSALTGAQSDPTLTMDQDLVGVMLPSPRELQPFTLTDQENRPFGPERLLKKWTFLFFGYTHCPDVCPVSMGILAEVYALLEKQPGGLSALQGIFVSVDTERDTTELLKAYVPYFHPDFLGVTGTPEAIRAFAKQLGAYYLLPPKSDNGDESQLISHSSVFFLLGPKGQFVALFQPQMHQPAIIAELFVKIRKHYGESA, from the coding sequence ATGAACCCCTTGATGCCAAAAATCTCCCGCCGCCAAGCCATTCTGGGTCTGCTGGGCGGAACGGGACTGGGTCTGATCGGCCTCCGGGTCCACAGCGCCCTGACCGGGGCCCAATCCGACCCCACCTTGACCATGGACCAAGACCTGGTCGGTGTGATGCTGCCCTCCCCCCGGGAACTGCAACCGTTTACCCTGACCGATCAGGAAAATCGTCCGTTCGGCCCGGAACGACTGCTAAAAAAATGGACCTTTCTGTTTTTCGGCTATACCCACTGCCCGGATGTCTGTCCGGTCTCCATGGGCATTCTGGCCGAAGTCTACGCCCTGCTGGAAAAACAACCCGGAGGCTTGTCGGCGCTGCAAGGCATTTTCGTCTCCGTGGACACGGAACGCGACACCACGGAACTGCTCAAAGCCTACGTGCCCTATTTCCATCCCGACTTTCTGGGAGTCACCGGCACGCCGGAGGCGATCCGCGCCTTTGCCAAGCAGTTGGGAGCCTATTACCTGCTGCCCCCCAAATCGGACAACGGGGACGAGTCCCAATTGATCAGCCACTCCTCGGTTTTTTTCCTGCTGGGTCCCAAGGGACAATTTGTCGCCCTGTTTCAGCCCCAGATGCACCAACCGGCCATCATCGCCGAGTTGTTCGTCAAAATTCGCAAACATTATGGAGAATCCGCATGA
- a CDS encoding SLBB domain-containing protein: MDMALNCLRTNRVITLWRSLAVLLTLTGWLLLIPGAVIAGEDDPNPPPEEGAQFEPEAPTTPTGAGPVGGMRRETDLFKQLNSIRDLQQATPGAQLDQMRTQDSKRQPVPAGGANRGVSLLEADYSLRAKNTLSQFGYNMFRQPKDRTSPVVGSAPDSYILGVGDELVITFRGRNEKNTTARVDMEGRIMVPFLSDPITAMGRPFGELRDELREKVRTTQVGTEVFVSIGSFRFFSVYVMGEVTMPGMHRVTGLSTLLDALSIAGGVRKTGSLRSVQLHRNGQVQLVDLYALLDKEGTGKDPTLSVGDRIVVPPIGAVIGISGLVKRPGIYELPHKQDALSLNALLEMAGGTVSPQGNRFSLLKPDARDRESLVELNTTKKATISNGNIVLVESKLGPTLMGEVALEGHVSRAHTRSMHTAPTVRTLLTDPELLLPDPYLPFGVIYRTDPKSRSRTFVPIDLGLIVAREELDQPLTNHDILIILSQEDIRFLSSEQVATVLKNKTAKNQCIALTRLESIAASSDPLRFANLYQFKEMGAITGKGSSDSKQPAQESAESLRLTTATQLQENPDTPFTGLADLKTAPRLKAAVPVAAPTGREAPIPSPCPEIFNKYPDLLPLLLDNSVLIEGNQDHPNLFPVLPGARMADLLSMAKGVVGTTRFDKSLNLKFQIDRKRGSEESTRRIIELPAQDQSSFALQPGDVLSFKIGQVRMTGHVTREQQRPLQSVPTARHFLLDTDILKPDPYLLFSVVRRVDPVSHNLKLASINMETVIQGDKNNDFKLMDMDELIILSAQDVHFLSSPLVQGVLLGKKPALDCKSLNHLGELMASSDAFRFSSAINLSITEFEQNKGTAKKGTDKTATMLTTDLVATDKRDCPAIFERYPEILPFALENATILTGEIRTPGVFPVLAGTRLSSLVQSGGGMTNRADMKQVELSRSHVHADKGANTTRTILDFTAKSLDTLELAPGDVLRFNPIFSDREIGYVRLEGEFIRSGLYDIRRNDKLSDIINRAGGITIHAYPYGAIFTRTAIQKIQKESFERVARELEMGVAGLMTSSREKGDTGVIMESARGIISSLRSVEPLGRMVVEADPKKLQINPELDIYLEAGDRLFMPKRPSEISVTGAVLNPGSFLFVQNHSPTDYIKWAGGFKDNASKGDTFLVLPDGKAQALWSLANWWDQQGAGLVPGSTIVVPLDPKPFEIMGSVKDVTQILSQWAITIASLSVLSK; this comes from the coding sequence ATGGACATGGCTTTGAATTGCCTGCGAACGAATCGAGTCATCACGCTGTGGCGGAGTCTCGCGGTTCTGCTCACCTTGACGGGATGGTTGCTGCTGATTCCAGGCGCGGTCATCGCCGGGGAAGACGATCCCAATCCTCCCCCGGAAGAAGGGGCCCAGTTCGAGCCCGAAGCCCCGACCACGCCCACTGGAGCCGGACCGGTGGGCGGCATGAGACGGGAGACGGATCTGTTCAAACAGCTCAATTCCATACGAGACCTCCAGCAGGCGACCCCCGGCGCCCAGTTGGATCAGATGCGCACCCAGGACAGCAAAAGGCAACCGGTCCCCGCAGGGGGAGCCAACCGGGGAGTCTCCCTGCTGGAAGCCGACTATTCCCTGCGGGCCAAAAACACCCTGTCCCAATTCGGTTACAACATGTTCCGCCAACCCAAGGACCGCACGTCGCCGGTGGTGGGATCGGCCCCGGACTCCTACATCCTGGGCGTGGGGGATGAACTGGTCATCACCTTTCGTGGACGCAACGAAAAAAACACCACGGCGCGGGTGGACATGGAAGGCCGCATCATGGTGCCATTCCTGTCCGATCCCATCACCGCCATGGGACGCCCCTTCGGGGAATTGCGCGATGAACTGCGGGAAAAGGTGCGCACCACCCAAGTCGGCACCGAGGTGTTTGTCTCCATCGGCTCGTTTCGTTTCTTCTCGGTCTATGTCATGGGTGAAGTGACCATGCCCGGCATGCATCGGGTAACGGGTCTGTCCACCCTGCTGGATGCCTTGAGCATCGCGGGGGGGGTGCGCAAGACCGGTTCCCTGCGCTCCGTGCAACTGCATCGCAACGGTCAAGTGCAACTGGTGGATCTGTACGCGCTGCTGGACAAGGAAGGAACCGGCAAGGATCCCACCTTGAGCGTGGGGGATCGGATCGTGGTGCCGCCCATCGGTGCGGTCATCGGAATTTCCGGTCTGGTCAAACGCCCAGGCATCTACGAGTTGCCCCACAAACAAGACGCCCTTTCCTTGAACGCTCTGCTGGAAATGGCCGGCGGCACGGTCTCGCCCCAGGGCAACCGCTTCTCCCTGCTCAAGCCGGATGCCCGGGACCGGGAATCCCTGGTGGAACTCAACACCACCAAAAAAGCCACCATCAGCAATGGCAATATCGTGCTGGTAGAGTCGAAACTGGGACCGACCCTGATGGGGGAAGTGGCCCTGGAAGGACACGTCAGCCGGGCCCACACCCGCTCGATGCACACAGCTCCCACGGTGCGCACCCTGCTCACCGATCCCGAACTGCTGCTGCCAGACCCCTATCTGCCCTTTGGCGTCATCTATCGCACCGATCCCAAAAGCCGCAGCCGCACCTTTGTTCCCATCGATCTGGGATTGATCGTCGCCCGGGAAGAGCTGGATCAGCCCCTGACCAATCACGACATTCTGATCATCTTGAGTCAGGAGGATATACGTTTCCTGTCGTCGGAACAGGTAGCGACCGTACTGAAAAACAAAACCGCCAAAAATCAATGTATCGCCCTGACCCGACTGGAATCCATCGCCGCCTCGTCGGATCCCTTGCGCTTTGCCAATCTTTACCAATTCAAGGAGATGGGAGCCATTACCGGCAAAGGCAGCAGCGATTCCAAACAGCCGGCCCAGGAGTCCGCCGAATCCTTGCGGCTCACCACCGCCACCCAGTTGCAGGAAAATCCGGACACCCCCTTCACCGGTCTGGCCGATCTGAAAACCGCGCCCCGACTCAAAGCGGCGGTGCCGGTCGCAGCGCCCACGGGCCGGGAGGCTCCGATCCCTTCCCCCTGTCCCGAGATCTTCAACAAATACCCGGATCTGCTGCCTTTGTTGCTGGACAACTCCGTACTCATCGAAGGCAACCAAGACCATCCCAACCTGTTTCCGGTACTGCCGGGAGCCCGCATGGCGGATCTGCTCTCCATGGCCAAAGGGGTGGTGGGCACCACCCGGTTCGACAAAAGTCTCAACTTGAAATTCCAAATCGACCGCAAACGGGGTTCGGAAGAGTCCACCCGACGCATCATCGAACTGCCCGCCCAGGATCAATCCTCCTTTGCCTTGCAGCCCGGGGATGTCTTGAGTTTCAAGATCGGCCAGGTGCGCATGACCGGTCACGTCACCCGGGAACAACAACGCCCGTTGCAGTCGGTGCCCACAGCCCGTCACTTCCTGCTGGACACCGACATCTTGAAACCGGATCCCTATCTGCTGTTCTCCGTGGTGCGCCGGGTCGATCCCGTCAGCCACAATCTGAAGCTGGCCTCCATCAACATGGAGACGGTTATCCAAGGGGATAAAAACAACGATTTCAAACTGATGGACATGGATGAACTGATCATTCTGTCGGCCCAGGATGTCCATTTTCTCTCCAGTCCCCTGGTGCAAGGGGTACTGCTGGGCAAAAAACCCGCCCTGGATTGCAAATCCCTGAACCATTTGGGCGAACTGATGGCCTCTTCCGATGCCTTCCGTTTCTCCAGTGCCATCAATCTCTCCATCACCGAATTCGAACAGAACAAAGGCACGGCGAAAAAGGGCACGGACAAAACCGCCACCATGCTGACAACCGACTTGGTCGCCACCGACAAACGCGACTGTCCCGCCATCTTCGAGCGTTACCCGGAGATCCTGCCCTTCGCGCTGGAGAACGCCACCATCCTGACCGGCGAAATACGCACCCCCGGTGTGTTTCCGGTGCTTGCCGGCACCAGACTCTCCTCCCTGGTGCAATCCGGAGGCGGGATGACCAATCGGGCCGACATGAAACAGGTGGAACTCTCCCGCTCCCATGTCCACGCCGACAAGGGGGCCAACACCACCCGGACCATCCTGGATTTCACCGCCAAGTCCCTCGACACCCTGGAACTGGCTCCGGGAGATGTGCTGCGCTTCAATCCGATCTTCTCCGATCGGGAGATCGGTTATGTGCGTCTGGAAGGAGAGTTCATCCGTTCCGGTCTGTACGACATCCGCCGCAACGACAAACTGTCGGATATCATCAACCGGGCCGGAGGGATCACGATACACGCCTATCCCTATGGGGCGATCTTCACCCGCACCGCCATTCAAAAAATCCAAAAGGAGAGCTTCGAGCGGGTGGCCCGGGAGCTGGAAATGGGCGTGGCCGGCTTGATGACCTCCAGTCGTGAAAAAGGGGATACAGGCGTGATCATGGAAAGCGCCCGGGGCATCATCTCCTCCTTGCGCTCCGTGGAACCCCTGGGACGCATGGTGGTGGAGGCGGATCCCAAAAAACTCCAGATCAACCCGGAACTCGACATCTATCTGGAGGCCGGAGACCGCCTCTTCATGCC
- a CDS encoding copper chaperone PCu(A)C, whose protein sequence is MKALNTLLASLMLGTLLGAAPVRAEEAIHVMDPWVRAAPPVAQTQAAYMTLHNAGTKSKSLVGAKSPLFSKVELHETVQREGKSQMQAKSTVPIAPGAQVQLAPGGLHIMLIGPQKPLQPKDWVPITLKFADGTELPVAAEVREAVGGNKSQENHEHHNH, encoded by the coding sequence ATGAAAGCCCTGAACACCCTATTGGCTTCATTAATGTTGGGAACCCTGCTGGGTGCCGCCCCGGTCCGGGCGGAAGAGGCCATCCACGTGATGGATCCTTGGGTACGGGCCGCCCCGCCGGTGGCGCAGACCCAGGCCGCCTACATGACCCTGCACAACGCCGGCACCAAAAGCAAAAGCCTGGTGGGGGCCAAAAGTCCCCTGTTTTCCAAGGTCGAACTGCACGAAACCGTACAGCGCGAAGGCAAAAGCCAGATGCAGGCCAAATCCACCGTTCCCATCGCACCGGGTGCCCAGGTCCAGTTGGCTCCGGGTGGCCTGCACATCATGCTGATCGGACCGCAAAAACCCCTGCAACCCAAAGATTGGGTTCCCATCACCCTGAAATTCGCCGACGGCACCGAATTGCCGGTCGCCGCGGAAGTCCGGGAAGCGGTCGGCGGCAACAAATCCCAAGAAAACCACGAACATCACAATCACTGA